The stretch of DNA attatttttctttcatgttttatctaaaaaaaaactttcaaactTTCATGAGACCTTAGTAGGGCATTTTCACTTAAATCAATCCTGAAAtgccacggacaaacttctaaataggatgtttgatttaatgcttatgtatgtccctgTCTTTTGGTATTTTTATACTTTACCTAGCATTTGGAGGGAcaactgaaggcttaatagtctcattttagttgggtttggtggccgctttaagcATGTAAATAAGGGTTGTgtaatgtggacacttgtgagagattttcgatctgtaatggattaTTTTGACCATTTGTTGTGCAAATATTCATAGATTAtaaagtatgtttataatttgcattgtctataaagtgtttcttggaatgtttgcttgtggatcccgagcgaggcattttctctaacccgttttctcttttgcgggtcctaagagaccatgggaggcttcggggagctgacctttgcggacggatacgtaAGGGTGCCGTACggtttaggcaaaaccagctaagtccatgacagaaagGTCAAAATTGTGCTAATTTTTCTCCTATTAGAATATTAAtttacatgtaatttttttttaatttttagctTGTATGTTTATTTTTGTAATGATCTCATTATAGGGATAATCCTCTTCCCGAAGAAGTATTTTTAGTTTTTAATAGTATTGATAGTCATACACCATGTGTAGGTAAAAGCTAAATACCAAATTGCTCAGATTTTGTCAATCGTAGCATATATTTGAATAGTCTATTTTATTATCATGAAGATGATAATAATTGTGATGTCTTTGAAAATAAATTAGCTGAAGAAAAAATTACAAGAATAAGTTAAAGGTTATGATACATTTAATGTCATTAGTGAGTGAGTTGTTTTAAATGAGGGTACGTATCAtagcattgaacaaatacttgttGAGTATGGTGATAGCCAAGATGATAGTGTTTTGTTAAATGATAGTTCTTCATGCAAGATGATGAAGTCCTCTATATTGATCTTTTTTTTGGTCAAGTGTGATATTTGAATGacattaaatttaatttattatatatttttatatattaatttctaATCCAATAAATATCTTTCTATAGGTATTTTGAGACCGGAAAGAAATTCTATGAGCCTTGAAAGAATATGTGATTTGATAAAACTTTAAGATCAAATATGTTGCAACAAGAAGCTATAAGATATATGTCCAATACATAGTTTTCAATTGTGGATGAAAGTAGCTCGTGGGAAGACTGAAAGTATCAGAAATATCAAGTTCATAAAGTGCATTAATGTAATTTATCAAGATTATATAGGAATCATAAGGGATATAGTAGttctttcattaaaaaaaatagaatCAAATTATGGTAAATATTAATTATGCTCTACGGTCcgtattaaaaagaaaatttagagTTATTATACTAAATGTTTATCTTCCATGAAAGATTATACTTAATGAAGTTTATGATTATTTTGATTTGTCATACTGATATAATTCTATTATCTAAGGTAGTTAAATATTCATGATCATAAGACTCatgttcaaataataataatattgtacCACACCGATGTACCGAGCTCtattcggtatggtacggtacgatgtACCGAGCAATatgcctaatttaggtgtaaaattatttgaaaataaataaatattttatttatttttgaagaatAATTAGGATATGATTTTTAAGTTAGGAATAAATATACATGGTTTAGcaaaatctgttgaatctcggattttgatgatgaaaccaattgataagtgtttatattttaatctgtgttttgagtgacgtaggatgctttatattgggccggaggaaaacatgtcagaagattagacgtcgggccggaggattagtcgacgtatcgcttcaggccatggattcaggcatcaggccaagaagagcagatattgcgccaaggatatcggagttacggagtcaactggccgattgggaaataggtcgcaagagaggacgatgcgccgaagaatcggacgaagtgtcgagggaccaatgtcatgcaggacaacatgattaatgcttagtattaattgtctagattgaagtgtgttttacatgtgcaggattaactacgatagcaaggcatgaagcaaaatgaagtcccagagtcaaggatgcgatttcgttgggagttcgagagttcgtcgaaagtccggacgtttgtcggaagttctggtggaaccaaccgagatgttttagagcttactagagaagctcattggaactccccaagaagatcgtcgtgaagtccaggagcttgccgggagtctgtcggaacattcccgagagattatcggaagttcgctggaagatcgccaaaagcttaccggaagaaaccaagacatagggacttatttagcttagcaaaagtcttaggaatcgtagttagtacttAATTAGATTTGGATTTAggacaacccaattaggggctagttaggcccatgtaagaattgtgttgggcctaatgaaaaggcctaaacaatgCCCAAAGAAGTGACACCGTTGTGGCataatcttcaagactatgtcaggcggtggtattaccGAGTGTAGTGTCagtatcagactgacactagcggtggtaccgcccaacgtaggcggtggtaccgcccaacgcaggcggtggtaccgcccaacgcaggcggtggtaccgctcatgcccgggaaacccaggataagatgtttttaggctccaagtttgaatcaacttaaagcctataaatacccctcttatccctagttaaaagacacaagcgtagagattttaaaagtgaagaaatgctgctgcaatctctttagaaattccctcctccactcttaagtttagaattctgtaagagatgagtgagtgcttgtaagggttgtctcctaaacccgagaaaaggagaagaggggtataaaaggtggttggtcttcgcttattgaagaagactaatagtggatgtcaatggcctcgatggaagaggaatcgacaaagtggatgtaggtcacaacgactgaaccactctaaaatctggtttacattttatttatgtaatttattttaactgcaaacctccttacttgctctttacatccactattcttttacgaacatgctttcaagttaacatctttacgaaaccaaTTTTATCACaataaagtttttaaaccgacgttattttatcgctgcactaattcacccaccccctcttagtgccgaccaacctcttgatcctaacaattagtattagagcctcgtgatttctcagttggtttaacatctaagagaaatgactcttttcagctttcaagagggtcactctctcatttgtcctcccattttcaatgggatggactacatatattggaaaactcaaataagaggttttttgctttctttggatttgaacttatgaaacATTGTTGAATccgattttaaaaggtcttctcttctaataaaagattaaaatgatttggagaagaagacgttttttttaaatactagagctatgaacgctctattttgcgccttaaacaaaaacgagtttaatcgggtttctacttacgaaatggctttcgacatttggcatattcttaaaattactcacgaaggcacaagtagattaaaagattcaaaaattaattttttaatgcatgattttgaacttttttgaataaagcaagtgaaaccattgttgacatgtacacccattttacggatatcgtcaatggtttaaaagtacttggtaaaagttttttgaattttgaacttattaataagatcttaagatcactttctaaaacttgggaatcgaaagtaacggcaatacaagaaacaaaagatttaaatatttttttacttaaagaacttatcggttcattgataacatatgaaatggtgcataatgcacataatgaacatgatgaacaaaatcaccttccaaagaacaggaaggatttggtacttagaacaattgaagattacttgagcataagcttgatggtgaacttgaactactcatgaaatttaaaaagttcatgaaacaaaaattaaagcacaaaaagaacgcaactacttgctataaacgcaagaagaggtgacaaactatgccttaacagttttttacaatgaggtaaacaactcaaatgaaactcccttagtttactttgaaattacttgatgttcttcatgagttatttttaattttatttaaaaaattatataatttttttttaaaattaaatgtttaataatgtaatgaaaaatacaaaaattaagatcatgctagtaatttcaaaaatgataataaaaattatatgtttaataaaaaaatgattttgattaaaaatgtcttatgaaatcatgctatatgtgtttaagaagtaataatggtaAATATTAATTATGCTCTACGGTCggtattaaaaagaaaatttagagTTAATATACTAAATATTTATCTTCCATGAAAGATTGTACTTAATGAAGTTTATGATTATTTTGCTTTGTCAGATATAATTCTATTATCTAAGGTAGTTAAATATTCATGACCATAAGACTcatgtttaaataataataatattgtacCACACCGATGTACCGAGCTCTATTCGGTATAGTACGATACGATGTACCGAGCAAtacgcctaatttaggtgtaaaattctttgaaaataaataaatattttatttattttcgaaGAATAATTAGAATATAACTTTTAAGTTAGAAAATAAATACATatggtttagcaaaatcaatataaattaagtaagaatagtatcatatatctATATTAGGTTTTAAGGAATAGTCTTATGCAATTTTTATTCGAAACGAATTGTCGTtctattaatattgaattatctatagaaaaattatttgaattattagattgttttgttataatataaactttaagattctaataaattaaataatcacacatatatatatatatatacctgattGCTAATTCTGTCACCAAAATGAACGACAGCCCTCTATAGGTGGTGGATCAagatcctcgatcctatgtatctacATACCAATATGATATATTTGTTAGactcaatcatgaaattgatcccacgaaaTAATGCATTGATACAATTGATCCCACGAAATAATGCATTGATACAATGTTTATCATTGATACATTAATGTGGTGATGAtcgtgctagttataggtgtcctacaaaccaatcacgtgagtgatgacatatatgacatgatacacattatttttgctcattatattatttgatattttatcattttatattacttattgcatatatatatatatatatatatatatatatatatatatatatatatatatatatatatatatatatatatatatatatatatatatatatatatatatatatatagtgatgtccttagatccgtGTAATcaaaatcgaatcgtgatgagatcatgataatgaaatcgatccgcctttaaatacaaatcctaaataatctcaatcataggttactcgagataacCAGAAAGACcggtatgctatatacccatccatatgattgatatagctggtctcatagctgcttgtgtagggacactagggatacagtacaggtgctcaatggagaatgagttcactgattgatccgcttacgaaatgctagatggttgataatgccttattgtcagacagcgattttgtGATCCcagtgatgtatctggtcctcagacttgagacatcaaggatgtcttatatgagtgctccactctttgataccagacttataggtttggatatcccagatctagcatagccgatcttcaagagtggtagtcaaccttacgagggctattgagtgccgatagaggatcatctactctcggtgtcatgagaggaatgtcccatgtgttcttgctcagacaaatccctaactaaggtcattcggattgagagagaaaaagttctccggagaatccgattagagcccaGTATACGGTCTAacaataccatgcccggtatacggtctaacaataccatgcccggtatacggtctttgagatattagatggatgagggactataggtacataataactgaggatagacaagtccaatggattggattcctctgtattgtttggggactacggcgtagtggcatagtacgtccgtaatcgataagtcgagtgaattattatggagataataattcactgagccagaatgagttttgatagatatgactcacggccagctcgatattgggcctagagggtcacaaacatatggtaggcattacgatcagtagaggttcggatatgagatatctgttggagcccatatcttattggatattcaataagcccctgaattattggatcctatggatgagatccaataagagccttgagagattattgaataaagatccactaatctgagaggcttgggtagttggatggtgatccaatacccaatataggaggatccattatggttaagttgataggggacctctaaaaatagattcagtggttcatagactagagtctttgtttgcctctcctattttcctccccctctctacctcagagtaggtctagagttttgaggagcgtcatcgcaacccttctGTGTGggtcatcactagagaggagggcgcttgacctccgacACACTCTCCTAAAGACCTACAAGGATTCATGGATATATAATCTctatatgtaacacaatctattctatacgcaatttttaagttttacggatttttatgcattaatcttcgcacgacgatgaacatcttttttagaaattggggattttattttttctattcttccgctgcgcatgtgatgtcacccccaagatttttcaatactattgagtgttgatagaggatcatccactcttggtgtcatgaaaagaatatcctatgtgtttttgctcaaacaaatccctagctagggtcattcggattgagagagaaagagttctccgggagaatccgatttgaGGGAGAttcaagtagaaactatatgggcctgatggtACTATGTCcagtatacagtctttgggatattagatggatgagaaactatagatacacagtaattgaggacagataggtctaatggattggattctcctatatcgtttggggattatggcgtagtagcctagtaggtctctaggatattaggtctaataattcactgagctagaaggagttttgataggtatgactcatggccagctcaatattaagcatagagggtcacacatatggtaagcattgtgacgagtagaggttcggatgtaagatatccgttagagtccccatcttattggatatccaattagctcctgaattattgaattctatagatgagatccaataagagccaatgaaagattattggatagagatccactaatttaagaagcttagatagttggatggaaatccaatatccaatagggtaggatccattatggttaagttgacaagggcctctataaattggagagaaccaaaggttcatagactagagcttatcttggttgtcatctcctatctcctctcctcttctcctcaaatagcagacttggagatttgaggagcgtcattgcagccctattgtgtggatcatcactagagaggagggtgcttgacttcTTTCATCCTATCCTATAAATCTAcaaagattcagggatatacaatctccctaggtaaaacataatctttcatatacatagtttttgattttacggattttgcgcactaatcttcgcactacGACGAACATAATTTAtgagaaatttggggattttgttttctattcttccactatgcacgtgatgacgcccctagatttccttatAGATCGTAGGTTAATCATTATGAATCACATATGTCCAAAACAGCTCCTAAAGCATGTATTGGTGAATATTAGAGCTTCTACTTTTGCTACTCATTGCTAAAagagtgtgagagtgaaatggaGTATAATAGGTGAGATGATGGGTTTAAAAGCTTATGAGAAAAGATTTCAATGATTAAATTGACTGTTGGAATATTGTTACAGGGCGGTACGATTAAAATTTCGATTGTTACCATCTGATACAACACCGTATCATTTGATATAAGGCTATTTCAAGTGAATCGTCCGATAATAGGTGGTCTGTATATCGATCTACTGGAGGACTAGTATGTACTGCTCGATACAAGTGATACAATTTGAAATTTAAATCATTGAATACTATAATGTATTTTCTcgtattcaaatcaaattataattatggtataatttaaaatttaaatccttggataCTAAAATCAAATTATAGGTGCAGATATCTTTAAAATAGTTAAAGTAGATTCAGAGAATAAAAATTGTTCACGTCATTGTCTTGAGAAATCAAAATTTCCATGCTTTTATGAAATGACCGCTATTAGGTATAGAAATGTTAATCATATTATACAAGTGATACCAATAAGAAgacatataattataaaatatttcttatgaGAAATAAACAATATTAGATGCGATGAGAAGATCATTACAATAGTCCACAGATCATTATAGTAGGTCAGCTTTAAATGCTGCATAATTTGTAATAATCTCACCAGTAAAAAATAAAGCTTTTTAAGAAGCTACCAAATGGAGTTACACCACAAAGGCATCTTTGGCATCAGTATCAAGTTTATCTAAAATCCTTGCatgtcaaattatatatatataccacatgATTTCTCCTTCGTAAATTCGAACCCAAGTGCAGATTTTATGCATCTCATTCTAGtctgagaaaaaaaatatatggcTGCAacagagaaataaaaaaaagataattagatATGGATGACAAGGAACTACTTGTGAGCTTTGGTAGAAGAGAAGCACAGAGATTTGAGACAATTCATAGTGACCAAAAATTTGGTAGCCATATCTGTTGTGTAGGACCCGCACACTAATTTTGCTGTCTTCTATAACATATTAAATGACTATGAACAATGGATCAACATCAGTTTTACAATTCTGATTTACCAATAACTATCCCAAAAAAATGAGCTCCAAATAAAATCGTAGTTCACTAGTGACAATTTTGTCTCAGCATCTCATCCCTAAAATAGCATGAATTTTTTTAGTTCTtatagaatgcaaaatcttgcgtAACAACAAATGAAACACCAAAAGAACTCAAAAGCTCACTAATAATAATTTCAGTGGTCATCCAATTGCTTTATGCTTCCAAATACGACATGTTCTTCTATAGATCCAAAATTTCCTACTTCCTTTTTCATCACCGGAAGTTTGTCATAGCTCATGATTGTAGTTGAAGTCATAAGGTCAGTACCAGAAGGCAGCCTTCAGGTAAAAGAATTGCAGCATGGCACAGAATGTATGTGTTGGCTGGTTCATCAAGGACAACATTTTGTAGACAGAGCATCATCCCTGATTACAGCACATGTGGATTCGATTCGGGTGGGAATAAATTGGTTAGGAATCTGTGAATCATCTCGAAGCTGGTAAATGTAATTACAGCAGCTGGAGTTGTTCGAAGCAAATTTGTTGCGCAACCATGGTAAAATCCAGAAATACCATCTTTCCGAAAGACTTTTTTTATGCAGTCAATGACACCTTTATACTGCATCTCAGCACGAAAACCTTGTTCTTGAAGCTTTGACCGTACCACCTATCATAAGAAGATAATTATGGAAAATGGAGACAAACTTAATGCTGTCTATGGTAAATTTGTTTGGCATGGTGAATGACTTTAATATCCTTGGCTAGAGGAAGTTACCTCATGAGGGTAGGTCAATGTCGATGCAACTATCTTTGAGATAGATGAAGCAACAGCTACATCACAAGCAGTAAGCGAATCAACTGTAGTATTATCTAACATAAGAGCATATATTAATGCAAAGAAGAAattaatagatttataataacTTAACTATATAGTTTCAGATTAATGATAGATAATACCTCGTTCAGCCAGGCAACATTTAATCTTCTCATATGCAGGGAACTGTATGGCAACATGGCTTATCCCTGCCAAAGCAGGCACTAGACCACTGTGCAAGACATAATATCAGCACATTCAATTAATATGATATTCAAGTTGAATTTACAATAATGTCATATTACAGTTCTTCAAAAAGGCCTCACCTGTAAAGCCCTCGGATACCTTCTTCATGGGCTATTCTCCTCAATGAATTTAGTGTACCCTGATAAGGAACCATGCCCACCCTAAGTTCTTGAGCCTGCACATAGTGCATTAAATGGTTAAGGTTATAACAACTCAATAATTCAGACAACAAGTAACTTTTACTCTCCATGCATGCCTTAAAGAACTAAAGATCCATGGATCATgaaatcaaaaatataatcacaCTGGTTTAATTGCTGCCAATTGGTGTCCTTCATGTTTTTTCTTACATGTGAGTGCAACCCAGTAAACCTTGAGCTTGTAAAAGAATGACCATTATGCACTAGCTGTTAAAGGATCATGCATACTGACCACATGAATTTAGATGATTTGTTTACAGGGAAAAAAGGTGCCAACTTTTTAAAATGGTAACTCTAGTAATTATTTTTCTAACATCCTGATTATACTTCAATGTACCTCATAAAATTGTGAATTTGCTAAGACTGAAATTGTGGATTGGGAAATAATACTAGATAAGTTCAATAAATGGCTTTCTAGAATAACTCAGTTGGAGGAGTTTATTTTGGCATCCTTAAAGTCTGTCATTATATGATAATTGTGATGATCAGTGAAGAATATACACGTCAGGAAATTAGATGAGATACTAGAATATGATCCAATGACCTCTAAGATTTCACAGTAATGATACATTCACAAAAATCCTAGCAGTGTCTTAGCATTTAACTCTATGAAATAACAATATcaggtaaaattttatttaacaaaatcaaGAAATCGAAGTCCATGTAAAATTgtgcataaaaaaaaagagaaaataaatgcagGTAAGCTTCACCTAGAACCtaaaatcatcatttaaaaaGTGTATTTGAGTCTAAGGCTGATTAAAGACATTCAATATCTTCTAAGATGAAGGCAGAATAGGATATTAGGAATGCTATAAGTGAGCAATGAGAATCTACAGAAGCTGGAAAGTGAAATAGGAAAAATTAATGGTTTTTGGCCTACACAACAACATTCTTGCTTCTATAGCACTTCATTTTGCACAATAATTAACGGGAAAAAGAAGTTTCAAGCTGAAACAACTTATGTATGGACATAGCACAGTTATCAAGTAAAGA from Musa acuminata AAA Group cultivar baxijiao chromosome BXJ2-11, Cavendish_Baxijiao_AAA, whole genome shotgun sequence encodes:
- the LOC103971277 gene encoding nicotinamide adenine dinucleotide transporter 1, chloroplastic isoform X2, producing MATETHSLTTRGLLCHAAAGASAVWNFRIGAIAATFVCPLDVIKTRLQVHGLPKIDSNGAKGSIIIRSLEQIVKREGVLGMYRGLSPTVLALLPNWAVYFTVYEQSKSLLSSNDGNHQLSIGANMFAASGAGVATTIVTNPLWVVKTRFQAQELRVGMVPYQGTLNSLRRIAHEEGIRGLYSGLVPALAGISHVAIQFPAYEKIKCCLAERVDSLTACDVAVASSISKIVASTLTYPHEVVRSKLQEQGFRAEMQYKGVIDCIKKVFRKDGISGFYHGCATNLLRTTPAAVITFTSFEMIHRFLTNLFPPESNPHVL
- the LOC103971277 gene encoding nicotinamide adenine dinucleotide transporter 1, chloroplastic isoform X1, with translation MATETHSLTTRGLLCHAAAGASAVWNFRIGAIAATFVCPLDVIKTRLQVHGLPKIDSNGAKGSIIIRSLEQIVKREGVLGMYRGLSPTVLALLPNWAVYFTVYEQSKSLLSSNDGNHQLSIGANMFAASGAGVATTIVTNPLWVVKTRFQAQELRVGMVPYQGTLNSLRRIAHEEGIRGLYSGLVPALAGISHVAIQFPAYEKIKCCLAERDNTTVDSLTACDVAVASSISKIVASTLTYPHEVVRSKLQEQGFRAEMQYKGVIDCIKKVFRKDGISGFYHGCATNLLRTTPAAVITFTSFEMIHRFLTNLFPPESNPHVL
- the LOC103971277 gene encoding nicotinamide adenine dinucleotide transporter 1, chloroplastic isoform X3; translation: MATETHSLTTRGLLCHAAAGASAGAIAATFVCPLDVIKTRLQVHGLPKIDSNGAKGSIIIRSLEQIVKREGVLGMYRGLSPTVLALLPNWAVYFTVYEQSKSLLSSNDGNHQLSIGANMFAASGAGVATTIVTNPLWVVKTRFQAQELRVGMVPYQGTLNSLRRIAHEEGIRGLYSGLVPALAGISHVAIQFPAYEKIKCCLAERDNTTVDSLTACDVAVASSISKIVASTLTYPHEVVRSKLQEQGFRAEMQYKGVIDCIKKVFRKDGISGFYHGCATNLLRTTPAAVITFTSFEMIHRFLTNLFPPESNPHVL
- the LOC103971277 gene encoding nicotinamide adenine dinucleotide transporter 1, chloroplastic isoform X4 → MATETHSLTTRGLLCHAAAGASAVWNFRIGAIAATFVCPLDVIKTRLQVHGLPKIDSNGAKGSIIIRSLEQIVKREGVLGMYRGLSPTVLALLPNWAVYFTVYEQSKSLLSSNDGNHQLSIGANMFAASGAGVATTIVTNPLWVVKTRFQAQELRVGMVPYQGTLNSLRRIAHEEGIRGLYSGLVPALAGISHVAIQFPAYEKIKCCLAERAVASSISKIVASTLTYPHEVVRSKLQEQGFRAEMQYKGVIDCIKKVFRKDGISGFYHGCATNLLRTTPAAVITFTSFEMIHRFLTNLFPPESNPHVL